In a single window of the Novosphingobium sp. IK01 genome:
- a CDS encoding TonB-dependent receptor yields the protein MRKTESRISMLKIALFAGSALALPQGVLAQEAPPQDEAAARPTAQPATEPAAGPAPEVGAEGDTPDVPAIIVTGFRQSLQAALNLKRQSISAVDAVVAEDIAKFPDQNIAESLQRIPGISIQKDGGEGRAITVRGLGSQFTRVRVNGLETITTSSDGASANRDRSFDFNVFASELFSSLVVHKTAEASLDEGSLGAVVDLNTGNPLAGKTGLTAVLNVQGSYNTLSKNVGPRIAGLLSWKNAAGTFGANFSAAYSHTDTLESGNNTVRWSQAYFNSVNGTPCFYSTPGATGGNPVSSGGSYRPSQACDAAALSFHPRIPRYGVIEHDRRRLGLTGSIQFEPSSHTKISVDALYSSFKEDRKEKWLEVLARSNERSFNVVNPTYDSNGNMVSGTYNNAYVRTESYLRQSQTKFYQVGATWDQDVTDKLRFTLLGGISQSDADIPVESTIAYDSRGANGFAFDYSNMKSPTLAYGFDVTNPANFQLAEIRDRPSYVTNKFKTVQLRTEWDVAKGFTVKLGGVWRRYNFGTQMWTRDTVACSGNGKPDLILGTTTCSSSTYGLPVTSGISDIVNLGNAGQGAGTTSQFLAANIASAADYTNLYGRTANEDFGSNRRVQETTSGGYLQFDIKGNILGLEYAGNAGMRYAHTDQRSTGYTAGVAGTVARTYDDWLPSFNVAFYPHHDVIVRGAIAKVITRPSLGNLNPGGSVDGFNYRITFGNPFLNPYRATNFDASVEWYFAPQALLSVAGFIKQIQSFPVAGTYVATLPQLGLDRSVLTPSSPAYINYDPAQEYVVSSQVNGTGATLKGIELALQLPFPFLPGLLSHTGFQGNATLIQSNADYTITGPAVSACTRNASGACTLAGVSAVYNQTLLNVSKKAWNATLYYDDGKFSIRGSVSYRGPFVDGTSATGNVFEGYASYTSVDAAVRYKVRPWLELSIDGNNLTDAYRYRFTDQTAQRNYENNHYGRTILFGARAKL from the coding sequence ATGCGCAAGACTGAATCCCGTATTTCGATGCTCAAGATCGCCCTGTTTGCCGGCAGCGCGCTTGCCCTGCCCCAAGGCGTTCTGGCTCAGGAAGCCCCGCCGCAGGACGAGGCGGCAGCCCGGCCCACGGCCCAGCCTGCAACCGAGCCCGCAGCCGGGCCCGCCCCCGAAGTCGGCGCGGAAGGCGACACGCCCGATGTCCCCGCGATCATCGTCACCGGCTTTCGCCAGTCGCTTCAGGCCGCGCTGAACCTCAAGCGCCAGTCGATCTCGGCGGTCGATGCGGTCGTGGCCGAGGACATCGCCAAGTTCCCCGACCAGAACATCGCCGAATCGCTCCAGCGCATTCCGGGCATCTCGATCCAGAAGGACGGCGGCGAAGGCCGCGCGATCACCGTGCGCGGCCTCGGTTCGCAGTTCACCCGCGTGCGCGTCAATGGCCTCGAAACGATCACCACTTCGTCTGACGGTGCCTCGGCCAACCGCGATCGCTCATTCGATTTCAACGTCTTCGCGTCCGAACTGTTCAGCAGCCTGGTCGTCCACAAGACCGCCGAAGCCAGCCTCGACGAAGGCTCGCTGGGCGCGGTGGTCGATCTCAACACCGGCAATCCGCTGGCGGGCAAGACCGGGCTGACCGCCGTTCTCAACGTGCAGGGGTCGTACAACACCCTTTCGAAGAACGTCGGCCCGCGCATTGCCGGGTTGCTCTCGTGGAAGAATGCCGCTGGCACGTTCGGCGCCAACTTCTCGGCGGCCTATTCGCACACCGACACGCTCGAAAGCGGCAACAACACCGTGCGCTGGTCGCAAGCCTATTTCAATTCGGTCAACGGCACGCCCTGCTTCTATTCGACGCCCGGCGCCACCGGGGGCAATCCGGTCAGCAGCGGCGGCTCCTATCGCCCCTCGCAGGCCTGCGACGCGGCGGCGCTCTCGTTCCATCCGCGCATCCCGCGTTATGGCGTGATCGAGCACGACCGTCGCCGTCTGGGCCTGACCGGCTCGATCCAGTTCGAGCCGAGCAGCCACACCAAGATCTCGGTCGACGCGCTCTATTCCTCGTTCAAGGAAGACCGCAAGGAGAAGTGGCTCGAAGTCCTCGCCCGCTCCAACGAGCGCAGCTTCAACGTGGTCAACCCCACGTATGACAGCAACGGCAACATGGTCAGCGGCACCTACAACAACGCCTATGTGCGCACCGAGAGCTACCTGCGCCAGTCGCAGACCAAGTTCTATCAGGTCGGCGCGACGTGGGACCAGGACGTGACGGACAAGCTGCGCTTCACCCTGCTGGGTGGCATCTCGCAGTCGGACGCCGACATTCCGGTCGAAAGCACGATTGCCTACGACAGCCGCGGTGCCAATGGCTTTGCGTTCGATTACAGCAACATGAAGTCGCCGACCCTGGCCTATGGGTTCGATGTCACCAACCCGGCCAATTTCCAGCTCGCCGAAATCCGCGACCGCCCCTCCTATGTCACCAACAAGTTCAAGACCGTGCAACTGCGCACCGAATGGGACGTGGCCAAGGGCTTCACGGTCAAGCTGGGCGGGGTCTGGCGCCGCTACAACTTCGGCACCCAGATGTGGACGCGCGACACCGTGGCGTGCAGCGGCAACGGCAAGCCCGACCTGATCCTGGGCACCACGACCTGCTCGTCTTCGACCTATGGCCTGCCGGTCACTTCGGGCATTTCCGACATCGTGAACCTGGGCAATGCCGGACAGGGCGCGGGCACGACCTCGCAGTTCCTGGCCGCCAACATCGCCTCGGCAGCCGACTATACCAATCTCTATGGCCGCACCGCCAACGAGGACTTCGGCTCGAACCGCCGCGTTCAGGAAACCACTTCAGGCGGCTATCTCCAGTTCGATATCAAGGGCAATATCCTCGGCCTCGAATATGCGGGCAATGCGGGCATGCGCTATGCCCATACCGACCAGCGCTCGACCGGCTATACCGCAGGCGTCGCGGGCACGGTGGCGCGCACCTATGACGACTGGCTGCCCTCGTTCAACGTGGCGTTCTATCCGCACCACGACGTGATCGTGCGCGGCGCGATTGCCAAGGTCATCACCCGCCCCTCGCTCGGCAACCTCAATCCGGGTGGCTCGGTCGACGGGTTCAACTATCGCATCACCTTCGGCAACCCGTTCCTCAACCCCTACCGCGCGACCAATTTCGACGCCTCGGTCGAATGGTACTTCGCGCCCCAGGCGCTGCTCTCGGTGGCCGGGTTCATCAAGCAGATCCAGAGCTTCCCGGTCGCGGGCACCTATGTCGCCACGCTGCCCCAGCTCGGGCTGGATCGCTCGGTGCTGACCCCCAGCTCGCCCGCCTACATCAACTACGACCCCGCCCAGGAATATGTCGTCTCCTCGCAGGTCAACGGCACGGGGGCCACGCTCAAGGGCATCGAACTGGCGCTGCAACTGCCCTTCCCGTTCCTGCCGGGCCTGCTCAGCCACACCGGCTTCCAGGGCAACGCCACGCTGATCCAGAGCAACGCCGACTATACCATCACCGGCCCGGCGGTCAGCGCCTGCACCCGCAATGCTTCGGGCGCCTGCACGCTCGCCGGGGTCTCGGCGGTCTACAACCAGACGCTGCTCAACGTCTCGAAGAAGGCCTGGAACGCCACGCTCTATTATGACGACGGCAAGTTCAGCATCCGTGGTTCGGTCAGCTATCGCGGGCCCTTCGTCGACGGCACCAGCGCAACGGGCAACGTGTTCGAAGGCTATGCTTCGTACACCAGCGTGGACGCCGCCGTGCGTTACAAGGTCCGCCCGTGGCTCGAACTCTCGATCGACGGCAACAACCTGACCGACGCCTATCGTTATCGTTTCACCGACCAGACGGCCCAGCGCAACTACGAGAACAACCACTATGGCCGCACCATCCTGTTCGGTGCGCGTGCCAAGCTCTGA
- a CDS encoding IS5 family transposase (programmed frameshift), whose translation MSRYDLTDFEWRVIEPLLPNKPRGVPRVDDRRVLNGIFWVLRSGAPWRDLPERYGPRTTCYNRFVRWRKAGVWDRMMDAITAAHDGDIQMIDSTSIRAHQQAATGKKGDRDHCLGRSRGGLTTKIHAVVDGQGLPIRLSLTAGQSHDGQAADHLLKHVGAGTIVLADKAYDADRIRASLREKGAFANIPPKANRRSKPYFSTWLYRERNLIERFFSKLKHFRRVATRYDKLAENFLAMVQLASMRLWLRVYESTA comes from the exons ATGAGCCGATATGACTTGACCGACTTCGAGTGGCGCGTGATCGAACCGCTGTTACCGAATAAGCCCCGAGGTGTGCCGCGCGTCGATGACCGCCGCGTGCTGAACGGCATCTTCTGGGTGTTGCGGTCCGGCGCGCCTTGGCGCGATCTGCCCGAGCGCTATGGCCCGCGCACCACCTGCTACAACCGCTTTGTAAGATGGCGGAAAGCAGGAGTGTGGGATCGGATGATGGACGCCATTACCGCCGCCCACGACGGCGACATTCAGATGATCGACAGCACATCTATCCGGGCGCACCAGCAGGCTGCGACGG GCAAAAAGGGGGATCGAGATCATTGTCTCGGTCGCTCCAGGGGTGGACTCACAACCAAAATCCACGCGGTCGTCGACGGGCAAGGCCTCCCGATCCGGCTGAGCCTGACCGCAGGACAAAGCCATGACGGCCAAGCTGCCGACCATCTGCTCAAACATGTCGGTGCCGGAACAATCGTGCTGGCGGACAAGGCCTACGATGCTGATCGCATCCGGGCGTCACTGCGTGAGAAGGGAGCGTTTGCCAACATTCCGCCCAAGGCCAATCGGAGGTCGAAACCGTACTTCAGCACGTGGCTGTACCGCGAGCGGAACCTGATTGAGCGCTTCTTCTCCAAGCTGAAGCACTTCCGCCGTGTCGCAACGCGCTATGACAAGTTGGCAGAAAACTTCCTCGCCATGGTCCAACTGGCCTCAATGCGGCTGTGGCTCCGTGTTTATGAGTCTACGGCCTAA
- a CDS encoding LacI family DNA-binding transcriptional regulator — protein sequence MSEPTIEDVALAAGVSIRTVSRVLNKSPKVNAQTREKIEAAIAALHFRPSPRARALAMRRSLLIGLIHNDRNALVLDSIQRGIISVTAERGYELIVHSTPLGGEAAIADVITFAGRSRVDGLIVLPPIAGVEGLAPALDAAAVPAVALSAVPLEGFAGVIRSDERAAGAHVAEHLLTLGHRRLGLINGPADTASARERRAGFVARVEAEPDATLAEASGDYGFTSGMEAAQTLLALPQPPTAIFAANDIMAAGVLKIAARKGLSVPAQLSVVGFDGSMLAQMVSPALTSITRPFDTIAAAATRHLLARIEGTPPPEPYHPALTLTPAESTAPPGQR from the coding sequence ATGTCCGAACCCACCATCGAAGACGTTGCCCTGGCCGCTGGCGTATCCATCCGCACCGTCTCGCGCGTCCTCAACAAGTCGCCCAAGGTCAACGCCCAGACCCGCGAAAAGATCGAGGCGGCCATCGCCGCGCTCCACTTCCGCCCCAGCCCGCGCGCCCGCGCACTGGCCATGCGACGCTCGCTGCTGATCGGCCTGATCCACAACGACCGCAATGCGCTTGTGCTCGATTCCATCCAGCGCGGCATCATCTCGGTCACCGCCGAACGCGGCTACGAACTGATTGTCCACTCCACCCCGCTGGGAGGCGAAGCAGCCATCGCCGACGTGATCACCTTTGCCGGACGCTCGCGCGTCGATGGCCTGATCGTGCTGCCCCCGATTGCCGGGGTCGAAGGCCTCGCCCCCGCGCTCGACGCCGCCGCCGTCCCCGCCGTGGCACTGTCCGCCGTCCCGCTCGAAGGCTTTGCCGGGGTGATCCGCAGCGACGAACGCGCCGCCGGGGCACACGTGGCCGAACACCTGCTCACCCTCGGCCACCGCCGCCTCGGCCTCATCAACGGCCCGGCCGACACCGCCTCGGCCCGCGAACGCCGCGCCGGCTTCGTCGCCCGCGTCGAGGCCGAACCGGACGCCACCCTCGCCGAAGCCTCAGGCGACTATGGCTTTACCTCGGGCATGGAGGCCGCCCAAACCCTGCTGGCCCTGCCCCAGCCCCCCACCGCGATCTTCGCCGCCAACGACATCATGGCCGCAGGCGTGCTGAAAATCGCCGCGCGCAAGGGCCTGTCCGTGCCAGCCCAGCTCTCGGTCGTGGGCTTCGACGGCTCGATGCTCGCCCAGATGGTCTCCCCCGCGCTCACCTCGATCACCCGCCCCTTCGACACCATCGCCGCCGCCGCCACCCGCCACCTGCTCGCCCGGATCGAAGGCACGCCCCCGCCCGAACCCTATCACCCCGCGCTCACCCTGACCCCGGCAGAAAGCACCGCCCCGCCCGGTCAAAGGTAA
- a CDS encoding alpha/beta hydrolase → MTVDRRALVARTLAMAACAITRSASGQTPPPTGLQALPPGLPQPAETLDLWPGHAPGQLLRPLVETVEERSRDALVNDRAVFGITRPRLAVFRPDRPNGAAVMITPGGGYRWIVVDKEGYEIGRWLAARGFTAFVLFYRLPGEGWSTGPDTPLADAQRAMRLIRHHARDYAIDPERVAAMGFSAGGHVCADLAARFAAPAYPASDAADRLSARPHSAAPIYPVVSMDAAIAHAGSRALLLGSNPTPRLEAAHSPDRMVPADAPPHFLCHAEDDEAVPVENTIRLRAALKARGIPVETHLFANGGHGFGLRRAIGKPVEVWPDLWRTWARTVGLA, encoded by the coding sequence ATGACGGTTGATCGTCGCGCCCTCGTGGCCCGGACGCTGGCGATGGCCGCATGTGCAATAACCCGGTCGGCATCGGGACAAACCCCGCCGCCGACCGGGCTTCAGGCCCTTCCACCCGGCCTGCCCCAACCTGCCGAAACACTCGACCTCTGGCCGGGCCACGCGCCCGGCCAGCTTTTGCGCCCGCTGGTCGAGACGGTCGAGGAACGCTCGCGCGACGCCCTCGTCAACGACCGCGCGGTCTTTGGCATCACGCGCCCCCGCCTCGCCGTGTTCCGGCCCGATAGGCCCAATGGCGCGGCGGTTATGATCACGCCGGGCGGCGGCTATCGCTGGATCGTGGTCGACAAGGAAGGCTACGAGATCGGCCGCTGGCTGGCCGCGCGCGGGTTCACCGCCTTTGTCCTGTTCTATCGCCTGCCCGGCGAAGGCTGGTCCACCGGGCCCGATACCCCGCTTGCCGATGCCCAGCGCGCGATGCGCCTGATCCGCCACCACGCGCGCGACTATGCCATTGATCCCGAACGCGTGGCCGCGATGGGCTTTTCCGCCGGGGGCCATGTCTGCGCCGATCTGGCCGCACGCTTTGCCGCGCCGGCCTACCCGGCCAGCGACGCCGCCGACCGCCTTTCGGCCCGCCCCCACAGCGCCGCGCCGATCTACCCGGTGGTCAGCATGGACGCCGCCATCGCCCATGCCGGATCGCGCGCGCTGCTGCTCGGCTCCAATCCCACACCCCGGCTCGAAGCGGCCCACTCGCCCGACCGCATGGTCCCCGCCGACGCCCCGCCCCACTTCCTGTGCCACGCCGAGGACGACGAAGCCGTGCCGGTGGAAAACACGATCCGCCTGCGCGCCGCGCTCAAGGCCCGCGGCATTCCGGTCGAGACCCACCTCTTTGCCAATGGCGGCCACGGCTTTGGCCTGCGCCGCGCCATCGGCAAGCCGGTCGAAGTCTGGCCCGATCTCTGGCGCACCTGGGCCCGCACCGTCGGACTGGCTTGA